A genomic stretch from Thunnus maccoyii chromosome 19, fThuMac1.1, whole genome shotgun sequence includes:
- the LOC121885393 gene encoding hydroxycarboxylic acid receptor 3-like, translating to MLTLYRAVGACCASLTVQRMNVSHLNVCCAFESPILDQVLPPILILEFMFGLIGNVVALWMFIFHMDEWKPNAVYLTHLAVADSIVLFCLPFRADYYRRGKNWVHGDAMCRMLLFLLAANRAAGIFFLTAVAVDRYFKIVHPLHRINRMGLGYALWVSLGLWGLIVLATGYLLADEHFYPNGNRTQCESFNICMGFTPLSTWHNTFYVIQFFLPSAIVAFCTVRITWQLRIRTVDKKGKIKRAVQFVLAVALIFITCFFPSTISRIAVWILKVWYTECKYFAEANLAFYTSVCFTYFNSVLNPVVYYFSSPVFSGTFNRLLNKLLRRKEDKDVSESNKISTIDGRKN from the coding sequence ATGTTGACACTATATAGAGCAGTAGGAGCGTGTTGTGCTTCACTGACGGTCCAAAGGATGAATGTCTCACACTTAAACGTCTGCTGCGCCTTCGAGTCTCCCATCCTGGACCAGGTTTTGCCTCCGATACTGATCCTGGAGTTCATGTTTGGACTGATTGGGAACGTCGTCGCGCTGTGGATGTTCATCTTTCACATGGACGAGTGGAAGCCCAACGCTGTGTACCTGACTCACCTGGCTGTCGCCGACTCCATTGTGCTGTTCTGCCTCCCTTTCAGAGCAGACTACTACAGGCGGGGGAAGAACTGGGTCCACGGCGATGCCATGTGTCGTATGCTGCTCTTTCTGCTGGCAGCCAACCGTGCCGCAGGGATCTTCTTCCTCACGGCCGTGGCTGTTGACCGATACTTCAAGATTGTCCACCCGCTGCACCGGATCAACCGAATGGGCCTTGGCTATGCTCTCTGGGTCTCCCTCGGCCTCTGGGGCCTCATTGTTCTTGCCACCGGGTACCTCCTTGCTGATGAGCACTTCTACCCTAACGGCAACCGTACGCAGTGTGAGAGTTTCAACATTTGCATGGGCTtcactcctctctccacctGGCACAACACTTTCTATGTCATCCAGTTTTTCCTGCCCTCCGCAATCGTCGCCTTCTGCACGGTCAGAATTACGTGGCAGCTGAGGATCAGGACTGTGGACAAAAAGGGGAAAATCAAACGGGCCGTTCAGTTTGTCTTGGCTGTGGCTTTGATCTTTATTACTTGTTTCTTCCCCAGCACTATATCGCGCATTGCTGTCTGGATCCTCAAGGTATGGTACACCGAATGCAAATACTTTGCGGAGGCCAACCTGGCGTTCTACACGTCTGTGTGTTTCACTTACTTCAACAGTGTCCTCAACCCTGTCGTCTATTATTTCTCGAGCCCTGTCTTCAGCGGCACCTTCAACAGGCTCCTGAATAAGCTGCTGAGAAGGAAAGAGGACAAAGATGTGTCAGAGTCAAATAAAATTTCCACCATTGATGGTAGAAAGAATTAA